The Gopherus evgoodei ecotype Sinaloan lineage chromosome 4, rGopEvg1_v1.p, whole genome shotgun sequence nucleotide sequence TTCTAACACTTCATATATACCCGGGATATGCTCAGTGAATTTGCCGTTCCTTTGATTTCCCACCATATGTTATCATCCGTAACAAATTAGAGATACAGTTAATatacaaaatttggatccagatttttaACATCCCCAGAATCCAGTGGTGCTCATAGCAAGGGGTTCTGCAGAAGCACCTCAACCATCCCTGTCAATATCAGGTTAGCTCATTATGAGTCGTGATATTCACAAAGAGTGGGTGAAATAAACCCAGAGTATCAAGGGCCATGTTACCTCCAGACCTTTTGGGGCTGGGCAGTGAGAAAAGGGAGCAAAGAGCATTTTCTTCCTTGTCCAGCCTGTGTAAGGAACTGAGGGGAGTGCCAGGGCTGCTCCCTTCATAGCTCCCCTAACGGGAAGGAGAGTGGAAAGGAGGATGTAGGGCCATGATTCCTTCCCTGATATCCACTGGTCTGCAGCATGGGACTAGGCCGCAGGTGGCAGTACGTTGCTGTCCATAAAGGACTGGGTAGCTTCGGGCACACTCCCCCTATGCACTGAGAAGGTCTGGTGGACATTCTCTCCTTGGCAGAATTCCTGCTTTTGCTCCCCGTGGGGCCATAATCGTCCATGCCATCCCCAATGTATGGACGTGCCCTAAGGACACAAGTGAACCTAAGGCATGCTTCTTGTAAAAATCTGCTGCTCAACTCACTTTGCCATGACAGTGTTTATGTGGGTCCTCACAAGTCCCAAGTATTGATCAATCTGTGCCTATAAAAAGCAAAAACAGACATCTGAAGATCACCAGGGCCTTGGAAAGCTAGGACCATTTACACATCCAATCCGAATGACAGTTATTGTACAGTCTTTTGACTTACCTGATACTTGTCATATACAACAGGTAGAGTAAACATAGAGACCACAGCTGGGGGGAAAATGAACAGTGTTAAATTTCTGCAGTTGAGACTGTTACTCACAGAAAACAAGATGCATTATCTACTTTCCTCTTGAAAGAAAGGGCAAAAGCACGTGATGTCACCTGGTCCCAAGAGATGATTCAAGAAGCTGTATTAAAACTGAACCCTGCCCGAATCTTCCAAATGTGAAATGTATATCACTATGTACCCAGCAGCTGAGAAGCCACTAAGCACAGCAAGTGGTTGATAGATATCAGGGGACAACAGAATAAGAAATAAAGATGAATATGTATTAGGCAGTGGAACAAAGATAATTGTCTAACTGTGGAGAAAGCTCATTTCAAAGGTGAGACAAGTGGGGGACAACGCTGGTTTTTCTAGCAAGAAATTGCCATGGTTAATACACGTTTAAAAACAGATCTTAAAATAAATGATGATCTTTACCCATGATCATAAGAGTCAGGCCATTGAAGAGCGCTCCAACGTAAGTCAGCAGCCACATTAGTACTGcaaactaaattaaaaacaaataattagaTCTCCTGACAATCACTGAAATAATCAGCACAAGACTTTCAAAACCAATGCAACCCCCCCCCTGCACATTTTTAGGAAGGGTGCAGAGCAAAGGTAAACCATCCcactgtttttttttacataaccccatccttccttccactacCATCCCCCCTGCAGTTCTCATCCTTCTCGTTGCATTTTTGCCTGATCTAGGACCTGATCCAGCAATGAGCTCAGCATAGGCAGACCCCTCCACCTGTGTGAAGCCTCACTGAGGAGAGGAGTCTTCCTGCACGTGGTACATTGCACGATTGATGCTTTAGATTGTAAACCTCTTGAGGCAGGAATTGTGGGTAAAACTCTTGACAGTCCCCTCTTTGTTCTGAGGGGCAAGGGGGCACCTAACACGCTTTTGGACAGTCCTAAAGCAACAGATAATAAATAAACATTACGGCTGAGCAGTAACAGGGACATTCTTCGCAGCAGGAAATGACATAGTTGAGGGATGGGATGGGTTGGTGGGCAAGGAAGAGGTGGATAATACATCCCAGTGTCATGTAGGGTTCCAGTGAGCCTAGGGGCGACTGCACTGCTAGCTGAGTCCTGAGTACCTTGCAGGAGGAGTGTATGGTGGAAAACAAAGAGCTCTGTGGACCAGCTCCTTAGAGGGAGTAACTCAGagaagctccattgacttcagtggagctatgccagtttacatcagctgaggatctggcccaacatcTTTAATAACTCTGATGTCATGGATCCCTCAATTCCAATGTGTAATGTTAAATCACTAATGTATagaaaattattagttaaaaaAGAGAGCGAACAAGAGCAGAATCTTTATACTTTACAGTAACACACATCTATGTTTTGTCAAGGCACTATCGTCATGGAAACTAAGGAAAACAGTGCTGTGCTCTGTAAAATCTCCCCTCTCCAATGGGATTCAAAATGGTTCAGCAAATCATACTTTTAAGGAATCCACCAGGTCCTGGACAAGGAAGAGTCTCCTCAGCTCTCTGACTGTGCTGTTCACATACAACTGGAGGCAGTCTGTGTATTTCTGAATCTGGTCCTGTGAGAGAGACATTTCC carries:
- the RTN1 gene encoding reticulon-1 isoform X5, which translates into the protein MATASTAIDLLYWRDIKQTGIVFGSILLLLFSLTQFSVVSVIAYLALAALSATISFRIYKSVLQAVQKTDEGHPFKAYLEMEMSLSQDQIQKYTDCLQLYVNSTVRELRRLFLVQDLVDSLKFAVLMWLLTYVGALFNGLTLMIMAVVSMFTLPVVYDKYQAQIDQYLGLVRTHINTVMAKIQAKIPGAKRKAE